In Phragmitibacter flavus, one DNA window encodes the following:
- a CDS encoding PfkB family carbohydrate kinase: MSILISGSIGIDNIKTPSDFQEGLLGGSVAYASLAASVFANPVHLCGIIGHDFPKAHLDLLESKGITLDALERHSGESFTWTGEYHADMNTRDTLKVGINVLEHWKPSLPGAAAEAPIVVLANASPDNQGQTLDEAKGAKFVAMDTMDLWISIANDRLHEVLKRVDLLVINDGEAREFAGTSNLVEAGRLLREKGPRFVVVKRGEHGSFLFGPGEDEFFSCSAYPLKSVFDPTGAGDSFLGGMAGWLASQGKFDPTFEDLKTAVAYGSVTASFTCEAFSTRKIETVSLVDVETRMSELRKYTSYAG, encoded by the coding sequence ATGTCTATTCTCATCTCAGGTTCCATCGGTATCGACAATATCAAAACGCCTTCGGATTTCCAGGAAGGGCTGCTGGGTGGCTCAGTGGCTTACGCATCGCTAGCGGCCAGTGTGTTTGCCAATCCGGTGCATCTTTGCGGGATCATCGGACATGATTTTCCGAAAGCCCATCTGGATCTGTTGGAGAGCAAGGGGATCACGCTGGATGCGTTGGAGCGCCATAGTGGCGAGTCGTTTACGTGGACGGGTGAATATCATGCGGACATGAACACGCGGGACACTCTGAAAGTGGGCATCAACGTGCTGGAGCATTGGAAGCCAAGTCTGCCGGGTGCTGCTGCAGAGGCTCCGATCGTGGTGCTGGCGAATGCGAGTCCGGACAATCAGGGGCAAACGCTGGATGAGGCGAAAGGCGCGAAGTTTGTGGCAATGGACACGATGGATTTGTGGATCAGTATTGCGAACGACCGTTTGCATGAGGTGTTGAAGCGCGTGGATCTTTTGGTGATCAATGACGGCGAGGCGCGCGAGTTTGCCGGGACTTCGAATTTGGTGGAGGCGGGTCGTCTTTTGCGTGAAAAAGGTCCGCGTTTTGTGGTGGTGAAGCGTGGCGAGCATGGCAGCTTCTTGTTTGGTCCTGGCGAAGATGAGTTCTTCTCGTGCTCGGCCTATCCGTTGAAGAGTGTGTTCGATCCGACGGGGGCTGGCGACAGTTTCCTGGGCGGCATGGCGGGCTGGCTTGCTTCTCAGGGCAAGTTTGATCCGACGTTTGAAGATCTGAAAACGGCGGTGGCTTATGGGAGTGTGACGGCAAGTTTCACCTGCGAGGCATTCAGCACCCGGAAGATTGAAACGGTATCGCTGGTGGATGTGGAGACTCGCATGAGCGAGCTGCGCAAGTATACTTCTTATGCGGGTTGA
- a CDS encoding PH domain-containing protein — MGFIRGLLGHANGVDVTSVLPDVQDSLIEGEEVHYAYKLVRDLIIFTNLRLITVDKQGLTGKKRTILSVPYQRISHYSKESAGHFDFDSEIEIWLAGQSAPMKFEFRKNGHVDEVYRIISHYTLIGPQ; from the coding sequence ATGGGATTTATTCGCGGATTGCTTGGGCATGCCAATGGGGTCGATGTGACCTCTGTATTGCCTGATGTTCAGGATTCTCTGATCGAGGGCGAGGAGGTGCATTATGCCTACAAGCTGGTGCGTGACTTGATCATTTTCACCAATCTGCGGCTGATCACCGTCGACAAACAGGGACTGACAGGGAAGAAGCGGACGATTTTGAGTGTCCCGTATCAACGCATCTCGCATTACTCGAAAGAGAGTGCGGGGCATTTTGATTTTGATTCAGAAATTGAGATCTGGCTGGCGGGTCAGAGTGCGCCGATGAAGTTTGAGTTTCGCAAAAATGGACATGTCGACGAGGTGTATCGCATCATCAGCCATTACACGTTGATCGGGCCTCAGTGA
- a CDS encoding metallophosphoesterase family protein, with protein sequence MIRYFLVCSVLVLGTALPPAEAQVERIWLTHQYHDPSRIVINWETTKPTASVVRYGTTEEMEYRVALEGERSRHHVDVSIPGRDLVWFYQVGDGAASSEVHSFKSYPSEQLRVAVVGDWGYAPQHDLSALVKDDVHLIITAGDNVASLHEKGREGTKAFSAFIDRYPEIFRSTPLMPILGNHDREITPRGPKPPDHSVYDVRATAYRDFFALPVHEWVWHFDIPDFGVRFVALDLNHITDVGTTWQAFDEKSEQFEWYKNVMRASGKFGQVVTLMNERQSTVAGQTKGIWHEQFNRGTALISGFGYFAERAELRGGLPYFNTCLKGDGNPYKDANSKFFAQEHHYLLLKVDRAAGDIEVLFKNLEGNVLDTSVVPKRKR encoded by the coding sequence ATGATCCGCTATTTTTTGGTTTGTTCAGTGCTGGTGTTAGGGACCGCGCTTCCACCGGCGGAGGCACAGGTGGAACGAATCTGGCTCACGCATCAGTATCATGACCCCTCGCGGATCGTGATCAATTGGGAGACGACGAAGCCGACGGCATCCGTGGTGCGTTATGGCACGACGGAGGAAATGGAATATCGTGTGGCATTGGAAGGGGAGCGGTCGCGTCACCATGTGGATGTGTCGATTCCAGGCAGGGATTTGGTCTGGTTTTATCAGGTGGGCGATGGTGCCGCGAGCAGTGAGGTGCATTCGTTCAAGAGCTATCCCAGTGAGCAATTGCGGGTGGCCGTGGTGGGGGACTGGGGGTATGCGCCGCAGCATGATTTGTCGGCTTTGGTGAAGGATGACGTGCATTTGATCATCACTGCGGGGGACAATGTGGCGAGCCTTCACGAGAAGGGCAGGGAGGGGACAAAAGCGTTCAGTGCATTCATTGATCGCTATCCGGAGATCTTTCGTTCTACGCCGCTGATGCCGATCTTGGGGAATCACGATCGCGAGATTACCCCACGCGGTCCGAAACCGCCGGATCATTCGGTGTATGATGTGAGAGCCACTGCTTATCGGGATTTCTTTGCGCTGCCGGTCCATGAATGGGTTTGGCACTTTGACATTCCCGATTTTGGCGTGCGATTCGTTGCGCTGGATCTGAATCACATCACGGATGTAGGAACGACGTGGCAGGCATTTGATGAGAAGTCGGAACAGTTTGAGTGGTATAAAAATGTCATGCGCGCCTCGGGCAAATTTGGCCAGGTGGTGACATTGATGAATGAACGGCAGAGCACCGTTGCGGGCCAGACAAAGGGGATTTGGCACGAACAGTTCAATCGAGGCACGGCGTTGATCAGCGGGTTTGGCTATTTTGCTGAGCGGGCGGAATTGAGGGGTGGACTGCCGTATTTTAACACCTGTCTGAAGGGCGACGGAAACCCCTACAAGGATGCCAATTCGAAGTTTTTCGCTCAGGAGCATCATTATCTGTTGCTGAAGGTGGATCGAGCGGCTGGTGATATCGAAGTGCTGTTCAAAAATCTTGAAGGGAACGTGTTGGACACCTCCGTGGTCCCCAAGCGCAAGCGCTGA
- a CDS encoding DUF420 domain-containing protein has translation MEVTDLPSLNATLNGVSTILLVAGWLSIKAGKKGAHIGFMVSALLVSAAFLTSYLIYHYHVGSFPFRGKGEIRYVYFTILISHIILAIVNLPMIIMAVVPAIGRKFDKHKRIARWTLPVWLYVSVTGVIIYFMCYIWFV, from the coding sequence ATGGAAGTTACTGACCTGCCCTCATTAAACGCAACATTGAACGGTGTTTCTACCATCCTGCTGGTGGCCGGATGGCTCTCCATCAAGGCTGGAAAAAAAGGGGCTCATATTGGATTCATGGTGTCGGCATTGCTGGTGTCAGCCGCCTTTCTGACGAGTTATCTGATCTATCATTACCACGTGGGCAGTTTTCCGTTTCGTGGCAAGGGAGAGATTCGGTATGTCTATTTCACCATTCTTATCTCGCATATCATTTTGGCGATCGTAAATCTGCCGATGATCATCATGGCCGTGGTGCCGGCGATTGGTCGGAAGTTTGACAAACATAAACGCATCGCGCGCTGGACGCTGCCGGTCTGGCTTTATGTTTCGGTGACGGGAGTGATTATTTACTTCATGTGCTACATCTGGTTTGTGTAG
- a CDS encoding SCO family protein produces MLGLVVFWNYMMKLQADKLTPRLPMLSRLEKNFTFTESNGQQVELKELQGKVILACWVFTRCPRGCPGVVAEMKKLQDEFGDSADIHFLTASVDPDDKPEDLRKFTENFKLSTKNWWFVTGPKDDLRVYMTKYFGFQDVQDVPEADRLTPDDKFLHDMKVALVDHNGHVRGLYDISSPDPEFAGFFREKIRIDIKTLLEDQKSAK; encoded by the coding sequence ATGTTGGGATTGGTGGTGTTTTGGAACTACATGATGAAATTGCAGGCCGACAAGTTGACGCCGCGTTTACCCATGCTTTCGCGTCTGGAGAAGAACTTCACCTTTACTGAGAGTAATGGTCAACAGGTGGAACTGAAAGAGTTGCAGGGGAAGGTCATTCTTGCGTGCTGGGTGTTTACGCGCTGCCCGCGTGGTTGTCCTGGCGTGGTTGCCGAGATGAAGAAGCTGCAGGATGAATTTGGAGACAGTGCAGACATTCATTTTCTCACTGCCAGTGTCGATCCTGACGACAAGCCGGAGGACCTGCGCAAGTTCACCGAGAACTTCAAGCTTAGCACGAAGAACTGGTGGTTTGTTACCGGGCCCAAGGATGATCTTCGCGTCTACATGACCAAGTATTTCGGATTTCAGGACGTGCAGGATGTGCCGGAAGCGGATCGATTGACGCCAGACGACAAGTTTCTCCATGACATGAAAGTGGCGCTGGTTGATCACAACGGGCACGTGCGGGGATTGTATGACATCTCCAGCCCTGACCCGGAGTTCGCGGGATTTTTCAGGGAAAAAATCCGCATCGATATCAAGACGCTGCTCGAGGATCAAAAAAGCGCGAAGTAG
- the cyoE gene encoding heme o synthase gives MSDSVSSATTSSPPSRLTRADLLTLTKFRLSALVIVTTFFGFWLNRGEPFNGWLLAHTLIGSILAAFGAAVFNQLMEIEPDSRMQRTADRPLPARRMEPSFAFGIGWLLSAFALIHLANMVNIEASILTAMTLGVYLFIYTPMKQGSAWNTIVGAVSGALPPLIGWAGAMGPPTSEAESIRWGLLIEPGAIYLFLLLFLWQLPHFLAINWMYREEYRKGGFVMWANDDDSGGKTSRLALIFSILAAALMLLPPLTGLTNYWFLLPALTVNFVLILLAWKFCSERERPVARKLFFYTLIYLPLMLVISMVFWQ, from the coding sequence ATGTCCGATTCGGTCAGTTCCGCCACCACCTCCAGTCCACCGTCCAGGTTGACCCGCGCGGACTTGCTGACGCTGACGAAATTTCGCCTCAGTGCGTTGGTGATCGTGACGACCTTTTTTGGATTCTGGCTGAACCGTGGCGAGCCGTTCAATGGTTGGCTGCTGGCGCATACCTTGATCGGCAGCATTCTCGCCGCGTTTGGTGCTGCGGTGTTTAATCAATTGATGGAAATTGAGCCGGACAGCCGCATGCAACGCACGGCTGACCGCCCGCTTCCTGCGCGGCGCATGGAGCCGAGTTTTGCTTTCGGGATCGGTTGGTTGCTGAGTGCTTTCGCGCTGATCCATCTGGCCAACATGGTCAACATTGAGGCGTCCATTCTCACCGCGATGACCTTGGGGGTGTATTTGTTCATCTACACGCCGATGAAGCAGGGTTCGGCGTGGAACACGATTGTGGGCGCGGTTTCAGGCGCACTCCCGCCGTTGATTGGCTGGGCGGGGGCGATGGGGCCGCCGACTTCCGAGGCTGAATCCATCCGCTGGGGATTGCTGATTGAGCCCGGGGCGATCTATCTGTTTCTGCTGTTGTTCCTTTGGCAGTTGCCGCATTTTCTGGCGATCAACTGGATGTATCGGGAGGAGTATCGCAAGGGAGGATTTGTCATGTGGGCCAATGACGATGACAGTGGTGGCAAGACGTCGCGGCTGGCGTTGATCTTTTCCATTTTGGCAGCTGCGTTGATGTTGCTGCCGCCATTGACGGGACTGACAAATTACTGGTTTCTTCTGCCCGCACTGACCGTGAATTTCGTATTAATTCTGCTGGCGTGGAAGTTTTGCAGTGAGCGTGAGCGTCCGGTCGCACGCAAGCTCTTCTTCTACACCCTGATTTATCTGCCGCTCATGCTGGTCATCAGCATGGTGTTTTGGCAATAA
- a CDS encoding COX15/CtaA family protein, whose translation MKWTLFQKIALVTFITVELLIFVGASVRASGSGLGCPDWPLCYGRLIPPTKVEDIDFDHLDLEKFREKAARHGRDPASITEESLRAEFDAVSTWIEYFNRLTSMPVGLSVLVLFVASFGQFKLRRPGVFAAAVASLFLVLLNAWLGAQVVLSGLKPGIITLHMALAILLQCMLVYTAWGGTSAPWRLKVEASAAPGLFWVASTLLGLVVLEGILGSQVREMTDELSRIHQGESRSDWVGELEQSMSYIYHRSFSWVIVGWTLYFAWRVRRSMGGFGWLELSIVGLVFAQMVLGIVLAHVGIVRTAQVLHIGLSSLLVSGLFLWILGVWRARSASARG comes from the coding sequence ATGAAGTGGACTTTATTTCAGAAGATTGCCCTGGTGACTTTCATCACGGTGGAGTTGCTGATTTTTGTGGGGGCCAGTGTGAGGGCATCCGGATCTGGATTAGGCTGTCCTGACTGGCCGCTTTGTTACGGGCGGTTGATTCCACCGACCAAGGTGGAGGACATCGATTTCGACCATCTGGATCTGGAAAAATTCCGTGAGAAAGCCGCGCGGCATGGTCGTGATCCGGCAAGCATCACTGAGGAGAGTTTGCGGGCGGAGTTTGATGCGGTTTCCACCTGGATCGAATATTTTAATCGTCTGACAAGCATGCCGGTGGGCTTGTCGGTGCTGGTGCTTTTCGTTGCGTCGTTTGGTCAATTCAAACTGAGGCGTCCCGGAGTATTTGCCGCGGCGGTGGCTTCATTGTTTTTAGTGCTGCTCAATGCCTGGCTGGGCGCTCAAGTGGTGTTGAGCGGACTCAAACCGGGAATTATCACGCTGCACATGGCGTTGGCCATTTTGCTGCAATGCATGCTGGTTTACACGGCTTGGGGCGGAACCTCTGCGCCTTGGCGCTTGAAGGTGGAGGCCAGTGCCGCCCCCGGACTTTTTTGGGTGGCATCGACGTTGCTGGGACTGGTGGTGCTTGAGGGGATACTGGGTTCGCAGGTGAGGGAAATGACCGATGAGTTGTCACGGATTCATCAGGGAGAATCCCGCAGTGACTGGGTGGGTGAGCTGGAGCAAAGCATGTCCTATATTTATCACCGCAGTTTTTCGTGGGTGATTGTGGGTTGGACGTTGTATTTTGCCTGGCGGGTGCGGCGCAGCATGGGGGGCTTCGGCTGGCTGGAATTGTCCATCGTGGGACTGGTGTTTGCGCAGATGGTCCTTGGCATCGTGCTGGCACATGTAGGTATCGTGCGGACGGCGCAAGTTTTGCACATTGGATTGTCATCGCTGCTGGTCAGCGGCCTGTTTCTGTGGATATTGGGCGTTTGGCGGGCGCGTTCTGCGAGTGCCAGGGGTTAA
- a CDS encoding cytochrome c oxidase subunit II, translated as MNAPELAFFSINQLLGLPPLASEHGGMVDHMMEVVNWFMFILFLGWSIFLVIVFTKFRKGRHPKADYHGVRGHASTHIEIGVVIVEAILLLGFAFPLWSQQSVNYPSGGDVVKMRAMGEKFLWNFQYAGSDKSLGKVHLKHIDVAAGNIIGRDYKDPNGNDDFIKGGTMTIPVDRPVIIDVNSKDVIHNLALVTMRVAQDATPGVHAHMWFKPTKKGSWDIICGQLCGPGHSGMRATLEVIDQAEFDEFIAENSAAAAKQFAEAQAKASGMPAPAPTASPAAEAPAPAPAAAVP; from the coding sequence ATGAACGCACCCGAACTCGCCTTTTTCTCCATCAACCAATTGCTAGGCCTGCCTCCGCTTGCCTCTGAGCACGGCGGCATGGTGGACCACATGATGGAAGTGGTGAACTGGTTCATGTTCATCCTGTTCCTTGGCTGGTCCATCTTCCTGGTGATTGTGTTCACCAAGTTCCGTAAGGGGCGTCATCCGAAAGCGGATTATCACGGGGTCCGCGGGCATGCCTCCACCCACATCGAAATTGGGGTGGTGATTGTCGAGGCGATTCTGCTTCTTGGTTTTGCATTTCCTCTCTGGTCCCAGCAGTCTGTGAACTATCCAAGCGGTGGCGATGTGGTCAAGATGCGTGCGATGGGTGAAAAGTTCCTCTGGAATTTCCAGTATGCAGGTTCGGACAAGTCGCTGGGCAAGGTGCATTTGAAACATATCGATGTCGCCGCCGGGAACATTATTGGTCGCGACTATAAAGATCCGAACGGCAATGACGATTTCATCAAAGGTGGCACGATGACCATTCCGGTGGATCGTCCGGTGATCATTGACGTCAACAGCAAGGACGTGATTCATAACCTCGCTCTGGTGACCATGCGGGTGGCGCAGGATGCGACTCCTGGGGTGCATGCCCACATGTGGTTCAAGCCTACAAAAAAGGGTTCTTGGGACATCATTTGCGGCCAGCTCTGCGGACCAGGTCACAGCGGCATGCGGGCGACCTTGGAGGTGATCGATCAGGCGGAGTTCGATGAATTTATCGCCGAAAACAGCGCGGCAGCGGCCAAGCAGTTTGCGGAAGCTCAAGCGAAGGCCAGCGGTATGCCTGCTCCTGCTCCTACAGCTTCACCTGCTGCGGAAGCTCCGGCACCAGCACCTGCTGCGGCTGTTCCTTGA
- a CDS encoding cytochrome C oxidase subunit IV family protein: MAHDHDHDDHNSPEYFAKQSKLIWIVGAILFLATGFTVVISRVDLGSHELNITVGILVAVLKASLVALIFMHLKSERGLVYKVLLFTFVFVLGLFFLTWMGFAYPLVSKEIVNF; this comes from the coding sequence ATGGCACACGATCACGATCACGACGACCACAACAGTCCCGAATACTTCGCCAAGCAATCCAAGCTCATTTGGATCGTCGGAGCCATCCTCTTCCTTGCCACCGGATTCACTGTGGTGATTTCGAGGGTGGATCTCGGCAGTCACGAATTGAACATCACCGTGGGTATTTTGGTGGCCGTTCTCAAGGCGAGCCTTGTGGCATTGATTTTCATGCACCTTAAGAGCGAGCGTGGACTCGTATACAAGGTGTTACTGTTCACCTTCGTGTTTGTGCTCGGATTATTCTTCCTGACCTGGATGGGTTTCGCCTATCCGTTGGTATCGAAGGAAATCGTTAATTTCTAA
- a CDS encoding cytochrome c oxidase subunit 3: MEIPYTVKPRPDTGLYNAKIGIWLFLASEVMLFGGLFSAYIFLRLAPEGPWPVHVLTWELGFLNTLVLIFSSITVLQAWLAVKRRKFNQYRIWMVLTLACAAGFMVIKSFEYNDKFHHYGVLMQDGSNIEGHFVEDKAVDNKAGYFVKFDDVKTVTLSTKPKESGLFGITVGTTASDAKFLKYLTAGEPKFKTESGEEIILDGAQVKRLIKEARENINPTTGKEDPLSGVTLQAVAPLTFAIPESKLFDYDGTKGTFRDGTVIDGKMADDTMHLYADKLDLRRLIPAEEVDPENAIELLQKADIWKVLGEEWKKKFTDHAKAELAKFHEEHADQKPMSNGDFVRHAFTMKLKLAGGEQHALVMPNSSEAMKAEAAVPAGNAESHDGGHHDYPQVAIKKEDIKFYSNFTPKYGNYFAIYFTLTGLHGLHVLAGMVVMTHFLLFGKRIYDKDPEHLANRVEVGGLFWHFVDLVWIFLFPLLYLM, encoded by the coding sequence ATGGAAATTCCTTATACCGTGAAACCCCGGCCGGATACCGGCCTCTACAATGCCAAGATTGGCATCTGGCTGTTCCTAGCCTCTGAGGTCATGCTCTTCGGCGGTTTGTTCTCCGCCTACATCTTCCTGCGTCTGGCGCCGGAAGGTCCCTGGCCGGTTCATGTATTGACATGGGAATTGGGTTTCCTTAACACCCTCGTGCTGATTTTCTCATCGATCACCGTGCTTCAAGCATGGCTGGCGGTGAAACGTCGCAAGTTTAATCAGTATCGTATTTGGATGGTGCTTACCTTGGCTTGCGCTGCCGGGTTTATGGTGATCAAAAGCTTTGAATACAATGACAAGTTTCACCACTACGGTGTTCTGATGCAGGATGGCTCGAACATCGAAGGCCACTTTGTTGAGGACAAGGCGGTGGACAACAAAGCCGGATATTTCGTAAAATTCGACGACGTCAAAACCGTCACCCTTTCCACCAAACCCAAGGAAAGCGGTCTCTTCGGCATCACCGTCGGCACGACGGCCTCGGATGCCAAGTTCCTCAAATACCTCACCGCTGGTGAACCGAAATTCAAGACGGAGAGTGGTGAGGAGATCATTCTCGATGGTGCCCAGGTGAAACGCCTGATCAAGGAAGCCCGCGAGAACATCAATCCAACCACCGGTAAGGAGGACCCGCTGTCGGGCGTGACCCTTCAGGCTGTGGCTCCGTTGACTTTTGCCATTCCCGAATCCAAGCTGTTTGATTACGACGGGACCAAGGGGACCTTCCGAGACGGCACGGTGATTGATGGCAAGATGGCGGACGACACCATGCATCTCTATGCTGACAAGCTGGATCTGCGCCGCTTGATTCCTGCTGAAGAGGTCGATCCGGAGAATGCCATCGAACTGCTTCAAAAGGCGGACATCTGGAAGGTGCTTGGCGAGGAGTGGAAAAAGAAATTTACCGATCACGCCAAGGCTGAACTGGCCAAGTTTCATGAGGAACACGCGGATCAGAAGCCCATGTCCAACGGCGACTTCGTCCGTCATGCGTTCACCATGAAACTCAAACTTGCCGGTGGCGAACAACATGCCCTGGTCATGCCGAATTCATCCGAGGCAATGAAGGCAGAGGCCGCTGTCCCGGCGGGCAATGCTGAAAGCCATGATGGTGGTCATCACGACTACCCACAGGTGGCGATCAAGAAGGAGGACATCAAGTTCTACTCCAACTTCACCCCAAAATACGGCAATTACTTCGCCATCTATTTCACGCTGACCGGTCTGCATGGTCTGCACGTGTTGGCTGGCATGGTGGTGATGACGCACTTCCTTCTCTTCGGCAAAAGAATCTATGACAAAGATCCCGAGCACCTTGCCAACCGCGTTGAAGTGGGTGGTTTGTTCTGGCACTTCGTCGACCTAGTTTGGATCTTCCTTTTCCCTTTGCTTTACCTCATGTAA
- a CDS encoding cytochrome c oxidase subunit I: MSATTASHDVPHADHAHEDHHKPSWIYRYVFSTDHKVIGVQYGLTSMCFLLFGFFLMMVMRWSIAYPGKVMPIFGALLGDRWAPGGIVSPELYNMFGAMHGTIMVFLGVVPLGFAAFGNYIMPLQIGAVDMAFPKLNAWSYWLYFIGGMLMMFSFFLPTGAAQVGWTNYSPLATTAQMDVKNIFMTGGSMWLMAMVFLISSSLLGSVNFITTILNLRCKGMTWMRMPFFCWAMLVTAFLLLLAFPPLEVAALMQLSDRVLGSSFFLPTGLVEGGKHLDIAGGGSPLLYQHLFWFLGHPEVYVLLLPSIAIVSDVIPCNIRRPLWGYKSMVYGVLVLGFLSFIVWAHHMYLTGMGSVVSTFFQITTVLISVPSVILLTCLMITLWGGSIRFNTAMLFAAAFLPMFGIGGLTGLPLAFSMIDLFLHDTYYVIGHFHYVVAPGSIFGLFAGIYHWYPKITGRHMSEFLGRLHFWPSLVLMNLLFAPMLYQGIAGFHRRWHDGGAAFEETTRGLLWLNEVTSFAAWALAIAQIPFILNLFLSIKGGKKAVSDNPWHATTLEWATPTPPGHGNFLTEPVVVRGPYEYSVPGAETDYSPQWVADGVKVEEKLTHADH; encoded by the coding sequence ATGAGCGCCACCACAGCCAGTCACGATGTCCCTCACGCGGATCACGCGCACGAGGACCATCACAAGCCGAGCTGGATCTACCGTTATGTCTTCTCCACTGACCACAAGGTCATCGGGGTTCAATACGGTCTGACTTCCATGTGCTTTTTGTTGTTCGGATTCTTCCTGATGATGGTGATGCGTTGGAGCATCGCCTACCCAGGCAAGGTGATGCCGATCTTTGGTGCCCTTCTTGGTGATCGATGGGCTCCTGGCGGCATCGTCAGCCCCGAGCTTTACAACATGTTCGGTGCCATGCACGGCACCATCATGGTGTTCCTCGGCGTGGTGCCCCTCGGTTTCGCCGCTTTCGGCAATTACATCATGCCATTGCAGATTGGTGCGGTGGACATGGCGTTCCCAAAACTGAACGCCTGGAGCTACTGGCTTTATTTCATCGGCGGCATGTTGATGATGTTCAGCTTTTTCCTGCCCACGGGTGCTGCCCAGGTCGGATGGACCAACTATTCACCGCTGGCCACCACGGCGCAGATGGATGTGAAAAACATCTTCATGACCGGGGGTTCGATGTGGCTGATGGCCATGGTATTCCTCATATCGTCGTCGCTGCTTGGGTCGGTCAATTTCATCACCACCATTCTCAACCTGCGTTGCAAGGGGATGACCTGGATGCGGATGCCCTTCTTCTGCTGGGCGATGCTGGTCACGGCATTCCTGCTTCTTCTTGCATTCCCTCCTCTTGAAGTGGCCGCCTTGATGCAGCTTAGCGACCGCGTCTTGGGTTCCAGCTTTTTCCTTCCTACTGGTCTGGTTGAAGGTGGCAAACACCTCGACATCGCCGGTGGTGGCAGCCCGTTGCTCTACCAACACTTGTTCTGGTTCCTTGGTCACCCGGAAGTGTATGTGCTTCTGCTTCCTTCGATCGCGATCGTTTCGGACGTCATTCCTTGCAACATCCGCCGTCCATTGTGGGGTTACAAGTCGATGGTTTACGGCGTGTTGGTCCTCGGTTTCCTCAGCTTCATTGTCTGGGCTCACCACATGTATCTGACCGGCATGGGTTCGGTGGTCAGCACCTTCTTCCAGATCACCACGGTGTTGATTTCGGTTCCTTCAGTGATTCTGCTCACCTGTTTGATGATCACCCTTTGGGGCGGTTCCATCCGTTTCAACACGGCGATGTTGTTCGCCGCCGCCTTCCTGCCGATGTTCGGTATTGGCGGTCTGACCGGCCTGCCGCTTGCGTTCAGCATGATCGATCTTTTCCTGCATGATACGTATTACGTGATCGGTCACTTCCACTACGTGGTGGCTCCTGGCAGTATCTTCGGATTATTTGCCGGCATCTATCACTGGTATCCGAAAATAACGGGTCGACACATGAGCGAGTTTCTGGGGCGTCTGCACTTCTGGCCATCCCTCGTGTTGATGAACCTGCTGTTCGCCCCGATGCTATATCAAGGCATTGCCGGCTTCCATCGTCGCTGGCATGATGGCGGTGCAGCCTTTGAAGAAACGACCAGAGGTTTGCTTTGGCTGAACGAGGTCACCTCCTTTGCAGCATGGGCACTCGCCATCGCTCAAATTCCCTTCATCTTGAACTTGTTCCTGAGCATCAAGGGCGGTAAAAAAGCGGTTAGCGACAACCCATGGCACGCCACGACGTTGGAGTGGGCAACCCCGACACCCCCAGGGCATGGCAACTTCCTCACCGAGCCTGTCGTGGTCCGCGGACCTTATGAATACAGCGTTCCTGGTGCTGAAACGGATTACTCACCTCAATGGGTGGCCGACGGCGTCAAGGTGGAGGAAAAGTTAACCCACGCAGATCACTAA
- a CDS encoding c-type cytochrome, producing MKQDEPTNYDATDLDRLHAAARREKPTVQPGREPAPMWVFVASMAAMLIGGGYAGAFVGGFDFNRSSPFVGEPEDVRPIEINPEGDLDPFQFAMKKGASVYNNCTGCHQGTGMGQPGAIPPLAGSDWVTGGTERVARVVLHGLAGPVTVKGNTYNSVMTPFGQLSDKEISYVLTYIRNSWGNEAHMVTPEMVKQVRETTAGHTGAWTEATLAEFADKDIPGEIPAGPGATAAPAAAPAPAQP from the coding sequence ATGAAACAAGACGAGCCGACGAACTACGACGCGACCGACCTGGACCGTCTCCATGCCGCTGCCCGGCGTGAGAAGCCCACGGTGCAGCCGGGGCGCGAACCCGCACCCATGTGGGTTTTTGTGGCCAGCATGGCCGCCATGTTGATCGGCGGTGGTTATGCAGGAGCGTTTGTGGGTGGATTCGACTTCAACCGCAGTTCACCCTTCGTTGGTGAGCCGGAAGACGTTCGCCCGATTGAGATTAATCCAGAAGGCGATTTGGACCCGTTCCAGTTCGCGATGAAAAAGGGGGCTTCGGTTTACAACAACTGCACCGGCTGTCACCAGGGAACTGGCATGGGACAACCGGGTGCCATTCCTCCACTGGCCGGATCGGATTGGGTAACCGGCGGAACCGAGCGTGTTGCGCGCGTTGTTCTGCATGGTTTGGCAGGTCCAGTGACCGTGAAGGGAAATACCTACAACAGCGTGATGACCCCATTTGGGCAGCTTTCCGACAAAGAAATTTCCTATGTGTTGACCTACATTCGTAATAGTTGGGGCAACGAAGCTCACATGGTGACTCCTGAGATGGTCAAGCAGGTGCGCGAGACCACCGCCGGGCACACGGGTGCCTGGACAGAGGCGACATTGGCAGAATTTGCAGACAAAGACATTCCCGGCGAGATTCCTGCCGGACCAGGAGCCACCGCTGCACCCGCTGCGGCCCCAGCTCCAGCCCAACCCTGA